The proteins below come from a single Anaerobaca lacustris genomic window:
- a CDS encoding PGPGW domain-containing protein: protein MRRISRQVVGAILIVLGFLALITPATPGSWLILVGLELLGLRLLLSDRLLTWADAHPGTLPERVIRAILRTERRLFGARKRRVSPRTKP from the coding sequence ATGAGACGGATCAGCAGGCAAGTGGTTGGAGCCATCCTGATTGTTCTGGGGTTCCTCGCCCTGATCACGCCGGCCACGCCCGGCTCGTGGCTGATCCTCGTCGGCCTGGAGCTTCTGGGCTTGCGCCTGCTTCTGAGCGACCGACTGCTGACCTGGGCCGACGCCCATCCGGGCACGCTCCCGGAGAGGGTCATCCGCGCGATCCTTCGGACCGAGCGCCGCCTCTTCGGTGCTCGCAAGCGTCGCGTCTCGCCGCGGACGAAGCCCTGA